The DNA region GTTCGAGCGCGTGTACGACCTCCAGTATCTGAACCGGGCGCCGTTCAGTAACACGTACGTCCTCGTCGCGGACCCTCAGTGGGTCGAACAGACTGGCGTGAAGACGATGAGCGACTTCGCACGCTACGTCGACGGGGGGAACACCGACTTCACGGTCGTGATGGGCCCAGAGTTTCAGCAGCGTTCGGACGGGTGGCCGGGGCTGGCGAAACACTACGGCTTCGAGAAGCTGCGCGGCGAGTTGAACGTCCGCAACGTCGGCCCGTCGCTCACGTACCAGATAGCCGGCCAGGGGGGAGCCGAGGTCGGCATGGGGTTCAGCACCAATCCGAAGATCCGCAAGTACGGGCTGGAGACGCTCGAAGACGACGAACGGTTCTTCCCGATCTACAACCCCGCGCCGCTGGTCGACGGCGAGGCGCTCGACGCGATGCCCGCGATGCGCGAGCCGCTGAACGCCATCGGACCGACGCTCGACACGGACACGATCGTACGGCTCAACGATCTCGTCTCGCTACAGGGGCGGGACCCGCAGAACGTCGCGCGCGAGTACCTCCGGTCGGAGGGGTTGATATGATCGCCGCCGGGTCGTTTCTCGGCGAACTCGTCTCGTTCGCCGTGGAGAACGCCGGACGACTCGCGCGACTATCGTACGAACACGTCGTGATCACGCTCTGGACGCTCCTCATCGCGCTCCCGATCGCCATCTCGCTCGGCGTGCTCATCAGCTACTACGAGCGGGCCGCGACGGTCGTCCTCTGGGTCGCAGGGGTGCTGATGACGATTCCGGCGATCGCCTTCTTCGGCGTCCTCGTGCCCGTTCTCGGCATCGGCAACCCCCCGACGATCGCCGCGCTGGTCGCCTACACGCAGTTGCCGGTCATTCGGAACACGTACATCGGGCTCACTCGAGCCGACGACGCCGCCATCGAGGCCGGGACGGGACTCGGAATGACCCGGTTCGAACGCCTCCGACGCGTCCGACTCCCGGTGGCGCTGCCCGTGATGATGGCCGGCGTCAGAAACGCCGTCATCATCCTCGTCGGCCTCGCCGCGATCGGCGCGTTCATCGGCGCCGGCGGCCTCGGCGACTTCATCTTCTACGGGATCAGCGCCGGTGATACGGCGATGATCGTCGTCACCACGGTCGTCCTCTCGGTACTCGCGCTCGCGTTCGACTACGTCTTTGGGGTAATCGAAGAGGGGCTTCGGCTCCGCAACGGCGAGGAGGTCGACCGGGCGCTCCTGACTCGACTGCTCGCGACAGTTCACGCAAAACTCACATGATCCGATTCGAAAACGTCCACAAGCGGTACAGCGACGGAACGCACGCGGTCGACGGGCTCGATTTCGAGGTCGAGGACGGAACGACGACCGTCCTCGTCGGTCCCTCCGGCTGTGGCAAGACGACGACGATGAAGCTCGTCAACCGCCTGGAGGAACCGACCGATGGGGCCGTCTACTACGAGGGAACGGACGTCAGAGAACTCGAAGCGACCGAACTCCGCCGGCAGATCGGCTACGTGATCCAAGACATCGGTCTGTTCGACCACATGACCGTCGGGGAGAACGTCGCGACGGTGCCCGAACTGAAAGGGTGGGACGCCGAGCGCACCGACGAGCGGGTGGACGAACTGCTCGACCTGATGGGACTCCCGCCCGCGGAGTATCGCGAGCGCTACCCGTCTGACCTCTCCGGCGGCCAGCGCCAGCGCGTCGGCGTCGCCCGGGCACTCGCGGCCGGTCCCGACGTCATGCTGATGGACGAGCCGTTCGGCGCGCTCGACCCGATCACCCGGGAGGAACTGCAGGACGAGTTCATCGACATCCAACGGGAGATCGAGACGACGATTCTCTTCGTCACCCACGACATCGACGAGGCGCTGAAGATGGGAGACCGGATCGCGATCATGAAGGACGGCGAACTCGTCCAGTACGACACGCCGACCGCACTGCTGGACGCGCCGAAGACGAAGTTCGTCGAGGAGTTCATCGGCCCCGACCGGACGCTGAAACGGCTCCGCGTGCTCCGCGTCGAGGAGATCATGCGACCCGAGGTGCCGGACGAACACGCCGACGTTGTCGACGCGTTCCGGGGAAACGACGCCTTGATGGCCGACGGTGGCGAGATCGTGCCGGTGAGCCCCACGGACAGCGCCCAGGTCGCACTTTCGCGGTGCATCCAAGCCGGCGTGGAGGCGCTGCCCGTCGTCGAGGGAGCGGAGGTCGTCGGCGTCGTCACGGAGTCGGCGATCAGGAACCGCCAGTCGGGGGACAGATGACGGGATTCTTCGGGCTGCTCGCGGCGACGTGGACGTATCTGATCGCGAACCTCGATCGGTTCCTCGAACTGTTCCGCGAACATCTCGTGCTCGTGTTCGTCTCCGAGGCGCTGGCGGTGGCCGTCGCGATTCCCCTCGGAATCCTCGCGACCCGGGACGACCGCGTGAAGCGCGTGGTCGAGACCGTCGGCAACGTCGCTCAGACGATCCCCACACTCGCGATCATCGCGCTCATGTTCCCGCTTCTGGGACTGGGCTTTCTCCCCGCTCTGACGGGTCTGTTCGTGTACGCTCTGTTGCCGGTGCTGACGAACACCATCGTGGGGATCGAGAGCGTCGACGCCGGTACCGTGGAGGCAGCTCGCGGGATGGGGATGTCGGAGTGGACGCTCCTGCGAAAGATCCGCCTGCCGCTCGCGGTCCCCGTGATCTTCGCCGGTATCCGGACCAGTACGGTACTCAACGTCGGTACCGCGTACCTCGCGTTCTTCATCGGCGGCGGGGGACTCGGCGTCTGGGTGATCGGCGGGATCAAGCTGTTCAACACGCCCCAGCTCCTCGCCGGCGCGATCAGCGGTGCGTTGCTCGCTATCGTCCTCGACGGACTGCTCGCGCTGGTAGAACGACGGACCGGAGACGAGACGAGCGTCACCCAAACCGCCTCGACGAGTTGATCGGAGACGGGGAAGCTCATCGAGCGTGTGGGCGTGTCTGTTTCGGTGCTCGAATCGCCCAGAGCTTCAACTCTACCTCGAAATCCGAGAAAATGGAAATCGTCGGAAAGGGCGCGAGGCTCACGTCTTGCGGTTTTGGGTGTAGAACGTGAGGGTATGGGGTCGGAGGGATTTGAACCCCCGATCGACTGATATCTCCGGTCCGCCTCGGAACTCCAGAGGGTCGTCGTCGCGAACCGATGATCAGTCGGTCGCTCAGTATATCAGTCTGGAGTTTCGTCCCGGGCGTTGCCTCTGGAGTCAGTCGCCATGCCGGGCTTGGCCACGACCCCTCGTCAGTTCATTGTCGCAAAACCACTAAAGGGGTTTCGATTCGATTACCGGTCGTCGTCGGCCCACTCGCAGTCCTGACATTTGTAGCCGGTGACGAACTCGGTGACGCTCGGCATGTAACCGACGCTGAGGACGTTCCCGCCGCACTCCGGGCAGTCGAAGTCGGCGTCGTCGATGCTGTCGGCCTCCATCGGGCGTTCCCCCTCGACGAGTTCGGCGAGTCGCTCGGCGGTCACCATCCGACCCTCCACGACGCGGTTGCTCATACACGTCCCAGACGACGAACCCACCTAAGTTCTCTGTCTTCGTCGACACCTCGCTGTCGGCCCCGAATCTTACCAGTCTACGGAGTGAATACTCCGCTATGGTTGACGTTAGTGGACATCTCGGACTTGCATTGCTAGCGCTCTCACCGGCCTGGTTCCTCGTCGACCGTGACTCCGCAGCGCTGTTCGTCGCACTCGGACTCCCGTTCGGGATGCTTCCCGACGTCGACTTGTATCTGAGCAACGCGATAGGAACAGTCCAGCACCACGGCGTCACGCACACGCTTTTGTTCGTCGGAATCGTGAGTCTCCTCCTCGGACCGATTCTGGGTCGAACAGTCGTCCCGTGGCTCGCAAACCGCGGCTCGTTGTCGAGACCCGCCGACGCGCTCGACAGGCCAGCGACGTTCGCCACGCTCGCGGTGTTCGTCGGCGGTACTGCCCACATCTTCGGCGACATCCTCTCTGCGCCGGACGTCTCGCAGCCGATCGAGCCGCTGTGGCCGCTCGTTCCGGGGAGTGTCGGAATCGAGCTCGTCTACTACAACTCGAATCCGGTGAACTTCGGGCTGCTCACCGCCGGTATCCTGCTCAATGTCGGTCTCCGGTGGTGGCAGAAGTAGCGGCGGAGCCGAAACGGGGTAGTGAACCGTCGGTGCTCAGAGCCACGGCGCCCGCGAGTCGTCCTCGCCGGGGTAGCCGTACGCGGGACCGGACTCTTCTTCGGGGTCGTCGTCGCCGTGAACCGCCGACTGCGGGGCGTCGCCGCCGTCGGCGACCGGGTTGTCGACGACGCGGCCGTCCGAAGCCCGGTCGTCGGACACCCGACCGGTGGACGGCTGGTCCTCGTAGTCGCTCGGTTCGTCCGTCTCCGTGGCGTCGGCATCGTCGGACGCGCCGGGGTCGTACGAGAACACCGCCGTCACGCAGAGCACGCCGAGCGCGACGGGGTAGTGGGTGTTCATGATGCCCAGCACCGACAGCGCCAGCATCGCCAGCGCGACCGAACTTCCGAAGCGGAACAGGTCGATGTCGACTTTCCCGCGCAGGTGGTCGCCGAAGACGGCGACGCCGAGCGCGAAACCGACGCCGACGCCCGCGGCGGCCGCGCCCGCCAGCACGGTCACGGGGTCGAGGTCGACGACCAACTGCGCGCCCGCGGGGTCGAAACTCGCCACGAGCCCGAGGCCGATGATGACGCCGGGTCCGGGCAGATACTTGCCGATCTCGGCGCTCGCGGTCTTCGCCGCGATGGCGACGATGACGACGCCGGCGAAGCGCTCGAAGATGTCGATGTTGAGGAGGCTCTCGATGGTTCCGGCGAGCGCGGCTTCGACGGCCGCCAGCGGAATCAGCACCGCCCCCAAGAGGAGCACCGACTGTATCTGTTCGCGCCGCGTCCCGTCCATCTCCGCGAGGATGACCGCCATCGTCGCGGAGCCGCCGAAGATGAGCAGACCCGTCTCGACGATTCCCACCGGTGAGAACCCCGTCGCGCCGCTCGCCGTCGTCGTCGTCAGCGCGCCCGCTAACACGAGCGCGGGGAAGATACCGTCGACGAGCGGCAGCGCCATCACCGTCGCGAGCAGGCGCGTCGCGCCGCCGACCTGCTGCTCTAAACGCAGCGCAATCGGGTGCTGTGAGACACTCATCTGAGACTAACGGCCGTCACCTTCGGCCGAGCGGCGATACGAGCGCAAGCCCGAGGATGCGGACCACCACGGTCGTCCGCCGCCTACAAACCCCGATTTGATTGTGAGCCACATCGCTGTAAAGAGGGTGCCGGAGTTGCAGTCTGGTCGACCGGCAGTGCGCAGTGCGGCTGAACTCTCGGAGTTCATGGCTCAACTAATTCGGACAGAACTATTAAGTGTTGTGTGGGAAGCGAGGGCATACGTCAGCGTACTCGCGGCCTACTTTATAACAGTCGCCTACGATTTCACGAATAGTTACTCGCTGAGCTGTAGTATCCACACCACGACGCTTTGTATCGGGCGAATATTGCACCGGTTCCGCAGGGGCTCGTCCGTCGGTCGCATCGCGCCCGGTGTTGCACACAATCGTGGATATTCAGTACGCGCCGAGTGTGAAACATCCCCAAGAGGATGCTATCTCGCAACGTTTTTGTCGGGACGGCCAGGACCACTTACATGGCGAACGACGTTCCCGACGACACGTTCTCGGAGAAACTACGAGTACCGGACGCGCTGACGTTCGACGACGTCCTTCTGCGCCCGATGGAGAGCCGCGTCGAACCCGACGACGCGGACGTAGCGACGCGCGTTTCGAGAAACGTCGAACTCAACATTCCCGTGCTCTCGGCGGCGATGGACACCGTCACCGAGAGCGGCATGGCCATCGGGATGGCCCGCGAAGGCGGCCTCGGCGTGCTGCACCGCAACATGCCCGTCGAGGCGATGGTCGCCGAAGTCGAGAGAATCAAGCGCGCGGACGAACTCGTCATCCGCCGCGAGAACGTCGTCACGGCGAACCCGAGTCAGACTGTCCACGACGTCGACGAGATGATGGAGTCCGAAGGCGTCAGCGGCGCACCCGTCGTCGACGACGACGACGTGGTTCTTGGCATCATCTCCGGGACCGACATCCGCCCCTATCTCGAAGTCGGCGAGCGCGACGAAGTGCGCGAGGCGATGACCGACGAGGTCATCACCGCCGGCGAGGACGTCACCGCGCGCGACGCGCTCGAACTGATGTACGACTACAAGATCGAGCGCGTCCCCATCGTCGACGAGAACGACCGCCTGGTGGGACTGGTGACGATGCAGGGCATCCTCCAGCGCCGCGAACACGAGCACGCCGCCCGCGACGACGAGGGACGACTCGTCTCCGGCGTCGCCGTCGGCCCCTTCGAGACCGACCGCGCCGTCGCCGCCGACGAGGCGGGCGCGGACGTGCTGTTCATCGACTGCGCGCATGCGCACAACCTCAACGTCATCGACAGCGCCCGCGAGATCAAAGCCGAGGTGGACGCCGACGTCGTCGTCGGCAACATCGGCACACGCGAGGCCGCCGAAGCCGTCGTCGACTTCGCCGACGGCGTGAAGGTCGGCATCGGACCCGGTTCCATCTGTACGACGCGCGTCGTCACCGGGTCGGGGATGCCCCAGATCACGGCCGTCGCCGAAGTCGCCGACGTCGCGAGCGAGGAGAACGTCCCGGTCATCGCCGACGGCGGGATTCGCTACTCCGGCGACGCCATCAAGGCCATCGCCGCGGGTGCCGACGCGGTGATGCTCGGTTCCTACTTCGCGGGTACCGAGGAAGCGCCCGGGCGCGTCATCACGATGAACGGCAAGAAGTACAAGCAGTACCGCGGCATGGGCAGCGTCGGCGCGATGCGCTCGGGCGGCGGCGATCGCTACCTCAAGGACGCCGACGAGGACGAGGAGTTCGTCCCCGAGGGCGTCGAGGCTGCCACCCCGTACAAGGGGACGCTCGCCTCCGAACTCCACCAGCTCGTCGGCGGCATGAAGTCCGGGATGGGCTACGTCGGCGCGGAGACGCTCCCCAAATTCAAGGAGCGCGCCCGGTTCGTCCGCGTCTCCTCGGCGGGACAGACCGAAGGCCACCCCCACGACGTGATGATCACCGACGAAGCGCCGAACTACAGTCCGCAGGAGTAGTCGACGCCGCCGAGAATCGAGGCTCGACCGTCCCGCGACGCGGTCTTCGTGACGGAGAACCGAACGGACCGAAGGAACAGTTATTAATCGTTATGTTGTCGATTCGTCTCTGATGGATACCGCGGAGCTACGCCGGGCACTTGAGGACGCGGAGCTGTCGCCGTACCAGGCCGACGCCTACACGGCGCTGCTCCGGTTAGGGTCAGCCAGCGCCACCGGACTCGCCGACGCGTGTTCGGTGCCGACCGCTCGCATCTACGACGTCCTCCGCGACCTGGAGGCGAAAGGCTACATCGAAACGTACGAGCAGGACAACCTGCACGCGCGCGCGAACGAACCGCATTCGGTGCTCGCTTCCCTCCGCGGCAAGGCCGACCGGTTCACCGCCGCCGCCGCCGAGATCGAGGAGCTGTGGGAACAACCCGCCGTTGACGACCACATGGTTAGCATCGTCAAGCGGTTCGAGACGGTGTTCGACCGCGCCTGCGCCATCGTCCGCGAAGCGGAGACGGAGGTGCAGGTGTCGGCGACGACCGAGCAGTTCCGCCAACTCCGACCAGCGCTCGCGACGGCGTATAGCAACGGTGCAATCGTCAGCGTCTCGATACACACCGAGTCGGGCACGAACGCCAGCGAACTGCCGGACACGCTATCGTACGAGTCCGTCGCCACCGAGGTCCGACACCGGACGTTACCGGCCCCGTTCATCGTGCTCGCCGACCGGAGTCGGACGTGTTTCACGCCGCACGAGCGGTCGGTCAACCAGTACGGCGTCCTCGTCGACGACTACACGCTCACCTACGTCTTCCACTGGTACTTTCAGACTTGTCTCTGGGAGGTCTGGGAACCGATGTACGACGCGCGGCCGACCGAACCGCCGCTCGTCTACGCCGATATCAGACGGTTCGTTCGAGAGATGGAACCGCTTCTCACCGACGACACGACCGTCCGCGTCAGCGTGGAGGGGTTCGACACCGGGAACGGGGAACCGGTGTCGTTCGTCGGGACGCTCACCGAGGTCTCGTACGCGGGCGAGTCCACGAGCGGCGAACCGCCGCTCTCGCAACTGGCCGGCGAGACCGCTATCACCGTCGCCGTCGGCGACGACGTCCGAACCGTCGGCGGGTGGGGCGCGGTCGTCGAGGACGTCGAGGCGAACCGACTGACCGTCGAGGCGCTCACGTCCGCCCCGTAAAAGTCAAATTACTGACTTGTTCGCCGCTGCTATTTCGTCCACAAGAGGTATCTTGATATAGCGTCGTCCGACAAAGAGGTGATATGGGCGTTTGCCGGGCAACGGGGAGAGACAGATGACCGACGAAGCGCCGCTGGTCCTCGTCGTCGAAGACGAGTCGGACCTCGCGAACCTCTACGCGGCGTGGTTGGACGACGAGTACCGCGTCCGAACCGCCTACGGCGGTCACGAGGCCCTCTCCGAACTGGACGAGGACGTCGACGTCGTGCTTCTCGACAGACGGATGCCGGGCCTCTCGGGCGACGAAGTGCTCAGCGCAGTCAGAGACCGCGGTATCGACTGCCGCGTCGCGATGGTGACCGCCGTCGAACCCGACTTCGACATCGTCGAGATGGGGTTCGACGACTACCTCGTCAAACCCATCACACGCGAGTCGCTGCAGCGCACCGTCTCGAACCTCCTGCTCCGCAGCGAGTACGACGACGGCGTCCGCGAACTGTTCGCGCTCGCCTCGAAGAAAGCCGTACTGGAGGCCGAAAAGGACGAGTCGACGCTCGCCGAGACCGCCGAGTACCGGCAACTCGACGACCAACTCAGCGAAGTGCGGTCGCAACTCGACGAACGGTTGCAGGACGGCGACCACAACAGTTTCGTCGGGATGTATCGAGACATCGACCGCGACGACGAGTTCGGCTTCGACGAGTTCGACGAGTGAACGGACGGCCGGCGACCGACTCATCCGACACCCGGATCTCCGCTCCCCGACCGACTCACCCGCGTTCGATTCTCTCCGCCGGACCACGCCGGCAGTCAGTTCATCTCTCCGCGGAGTCGCCGTCCGTTAACTACCGCGCCTCCTCTCGGCTGACTACCGCCGTCCGTACCCCCACTCTTCCATCACGTCGACGACGTCGTCGACGTTTCTGAGTCCGGCCGTGACGACCGCTTCGCGCACGTCGAGCGACATCACGTCGTCGCCGTCGAATCGGCCGTCGAGGTCGCGTTCGAGCGCGTCGAGTCGCTCCGTCGTCGTCGGCCTGACGTAGACCGGCAACGCGTCGCGGTCGGCTTTCACCGTCCGACGCGCGAAGATGAACGGCAGCGAGGCGGTTCCGTTCGTCTCCTCTCCCTCTTCGCCGGTCGACTCCGTCTCGGCCGGCGAGTCACGGTCAGGAGACGACACCTCGGTACCGTTCTCGGCCGCCTCGGGCGTCGGGACGTCGCCGTAGGTGTCGCCGGCCGCGCCGTAACGATCGTCTTTCGTCATTGCGCCACCTCCACGTCGACGGCCGCCTCGACGCTCCCGCGTTCGACGATGCGGGCGACGGTGTCGAACTGGTCGAGTAGGTCCTCCTCGTACGGTCGGAGGTCTCTCGTTTCGGGACTGTCGGCGAACTCGAAGACGTTCATGTGGTTGCGCCACGCCTCCTTCAGCACGTCGCGCTTCCGGATGCCGAACGGCGTCACCGGTTTGCCGTTCGACTCCAGTTCGTCGCGGACTTCCCTATAGATGTTCGAGTCGCCGACTTCGTTGGGGACGACGGCCAAGATGCCGAGCGCGAACGACTCGTCGAACGTCCGGAAGCCGCGTTCCATGCTGTCGAGGGTGTCCTCCAGTCCGTCGATGGAGACGCTCCCCTTCCGCGTCAACTCGATAGGGATGACGACGTCGCGCGCGGCGACCAGCGCGTTGTCGACGAGGACGTTCAGCGTCGCCGGCGGGTCGACGAGGAAGTAGTCGTACTCGCTCGCCAGCGGCGCGAGCGACGAGCGCAACTGGAACTCCCGCAGCGAGGTGTTGCGCGCGGCCATCTCGCTCTCGATGTTCGCCAACCCCTCGTGTGAGGGAACTAAATCGAAGTGGCCCGCGTCGACGACGAGTTCGCTCGCGTCGCGCTCCTGGTCGAGGAGTACGTCGCCGAGGTGGTCGTCGTCGGTCGTCTTCAGATCGCCGAAGCCGACGTGGTCGGTCAGACTGCCGAGTTGGGGGTCCAAGTCGACGACGAGAACGTCCGCGTCCCGTCGTCCGAGCGCGGCGGCCGTGTTCGTCGCCATCGTCGTCTTCCCGACGCCGCCGGATTCGCTCCACATCGTCACTGCCCGTTTCATGCGCGGTGTTTCCGTGGACCTGCATATAAAGCTCCGTCAGACGGTCGTACCCTCCGGTCTCCCCAGTAAGCCCTGTAGATAGCCATCTACCGATATATACAGAGATATATCTATACAGCTCTCCGAAACGGTTAGCAGATAACCGGCAGACTGCTCCGCGATAGGGCGGGCGTGTAGAGATCGAACGTCCGACTGTCACTCCCGCGCGCCGTGACTACTCCGGCGTCGACTCCGACGCTTCGCGCTCGTCGGCGTCTCCAGCAACCGTCCGAGTCGGGAGGCGACTCGTGTCGTGGGTTCCGGTCGGCGGGAGGTTGGTCACGGCCGCCTCGGACGCGTCGAGGTCCGTCCGCTCGCCGAGAGCGCTCAGCCCGTCGCCGGCATCGCGGGCGTCCCGGTCGATACGCATCGAGCAGAACTTCGCGCCGCACATCGAGCAGAACTTCGCCTCTTTGTAGTTGTCGCCGGGGAGCGTCCGGTCGTGGAAGGCGCGTGCGCGCTCGGGGTCCAGTGCCAGGTCGAACTGGCGACGCCAGTCGAACTCGTAGCGGGCTTCCGAGAGCGCGTCGTCCCAGTCGCGAGCACCGGGCAACCCGTTCGCGACGTCTCCCGCGTGGGCGGCGATTCGGTACGCGGCGAGTCCCTCCCGGACGTCCGACTCCTCGGGCAGTCCGAGATGCTCCTTCGGGGTGACGTAACAGAGCATCGCCGCCCCGGCTTCCGCGGCGATGGCCGCGCCGATGGCGCTCGTGATGTGGTCGTACCCCGGGGCGATGTCGGTCACGAGCGGCCCGAGCAGGTAGAACGGAGCGCCGTCGCAGAGCTCCCGCTGCCGGTCGACGTTCGCCGCCACCTGATGCATCGGCACGTGGCCCGGCCCCTCGACCATCACCTGCGCGCCCCGCTCTCGGGCGACCCGCGTGAGTTCGCCGAGCGTGTCGAGTTCGGCGAACTGCGCCTCGTCGTTCGCGTCGGCGATAGAGCCCGGTCGGAGCCCGTCGCCGAGGCTGAAGGTGACGTCGTGCTCGACGAAGATGTTGCAGATATCCTCGAAGTTCGCGTACAAGGGGTTCTGCATCCCGTTCTCCTCGATCCACTTGGCGAGAATCGACCCGCCGCGGGAGACGATACCCGTCTTGCGACCGTCGGTCAACGGCAGGTGCTCCATCAGCACGCCCGCGTGGATAGTCATGTAATCGACGCCCTGTTCGGCCTGTTTCTCGATGACGTCCAACAGCAACTCGCGGGTGATGTCCTCCGGCTCGCCGGCCCGCTTGAGCGCTTCGTATATCGGGACCGTCCCGACGGGCACCGGCGAATGGTCGACGTTCGCCCGCCGAATCGCGTCGAGGTCGCTGCCGGTGCTCAGGTCCATCACCGTGTCCGCACCGTACGAGACCGCGGTGTGAAGCTTCCGGAGCTCTCCGTCGAGGTCGCTCGTGGTGTCGCTGTTTCCGATGTTCGCGTTCACCTTCGTCGCGAACGCCTCGCCGATTATCATCGGGTCGAGCCCGTCGTGGTGTCCGTTGTTCGGAATCACCGCC from Haloprofundus halobius includes:
- a CDS encoding DUF5794 domain-containing protein, translating into MSVSQHPIALRLEQQVGGATRLLATVMALPLVDGIFPALVLAGALTTTTASGATGFSPVGIVETGLLIFGGSATMAVILAEMDGTRREQIQSVLLLGAVLIPLAAVEAALAGTIESLLNIDIFERFAGVVIVAIAAKTASAEIGKYLPGPGVIIGLGLVASFDPAGAQLVVDLDPVTVLAGAAAAGVGVGFALGVAVFGDHLRGKVDIDLFRFGSSVALAMLALSVLGIMNTHYPVALGVLCVTAVFSYDPGASDDADATETDEPSDYEDQPSTGRVSDDRASDGRVVDNPVADGGDAPQSAVHGDDDPEEESGPAYGYPGEDDSRAPWL
- a CDS encoding metal-dependent hydrolase, translated to MVDVSGHLGLALLALSPAWFLVDRDSAALFVALGLPFGMLPDVDLYLSNAIGTVQHHGVTHTLLFVGIVSLLLGPILGRTVVPWLANRGSLSRPADALDRPATFATLAVFVGGTAHIFGDILSAPDVSQPIEPLWPLVPGSVGIELVYYNSNPVNFGLLTAGILLNVGLRWWQK
- a CDS encoding ParA family protein; this translates as MKRAVTMWSESGGVGKTTMATNTAAALGRRDADVLVVDLDPQLGSLTDHVGFGDLKTTDDDHLGDVLLDQERDASELVVDAGHFDLVPSHEGLANIESEMAARNTSLREFQLRSSLAPLASEYDYFLVDPPATLNVLVDNALVAARDVVIPIELTRKGSVSIDGLEDTLDSMERGFRTFDESFALGILAVVPNEVGDSNIYREVRDELESNGKPVTPFGIRKRDVLKEAWRNHMNVFEFADSPETRDLRPYEEDLLDQFDTVARIVERGSVEAAVDVEVAQ
- a CDS encoding glycine betaine ABC transporter substrate-binding protein, producing MTATAGCTSVSGIGATNAVKVSSMRFTEDIVLGYMALESLRANTSLTVLDETGLGGVTMNFRAVDNSEVTLYWLYTGGAWATIPPKHDRVIPDAEKLYRAVKREFERVYDLQYLNRAPFSNTYVLVADPQWVEQTGVKTMSDFARYVDGGNTDFTVVMGPEFQQRSDGWPGLAKHYGFEKLRGELNVRNVGPSLTYQIAGQGGAEVGMGFSTNPKIRKYGLETLEDDERFFPIYNPAPLVDGEALDAMPAMREPLNAIGPTLDTDTIVRLNDLVSLQGRDPQNVAREYLRSEGLI
- a CDS encoding response regulator transcription factor, yielding MTDEAPLVLVVEDESDLANLYAAWLDDEYRVRTAYGGHEALSELDEDVDVVLLDRRMPGLSGDEVLSAVRDRGIDCRVAMVTAVEPDFDIVEMGFDDYLVKPITRESLQRTVSNLLLRSEYDDGVRELFALASKKAVLEAEKDESTLAETAEYRQLDDQLSEVRSQLDERLQDGDHNSFVGMYRDIDRDDEFGFDEFDE
- the guaB gene encoding IMP dehydrogenase; this encodes MANDVPDDTFSEKLRVPDALTFDDVLLRPMESRVEPDDADVATRVSRNVELNIPVLSAAMDTVTESGMAIGMAREGGLGVLHRNMPVEAMVAEVERIKRADELVIRRENVVTANPSQTVHDVDEMMESEGVSGAPVVDDDDVVLGIISGTDIRPYLEVGERDEVREAMTDEVITAGEDVTARDALELMYDYKIERVPIVDENDRLVGLVTMQGILQRREHEHAARDDEGRLVSGVAVGPFETDRAVAADEAGADVLFIDCAHAHNLNVIDSAREIKAEVDADVVVGNIGTREAAEAVVDFADGVKVGIGPGSICTTRVVTGSGMPQITAVAEVADVASEENVPVIADGGIRYSGDAIKAIAAGADAVMLGSYFAGTEEAPGRVITMNGKKYKQYRGMGSVGAMRSGGGDRYLKDADEDEEFVPEGVEAATPYKGTLASELHQLVGGMKSGMGYVGAETLPKFKERARFVRVSSAGQTEGHPHDVMITDEAPNYSPQE
- a CDS encoding DUF5795 family protein, which codes for MSNRVVEGRMVTAERLAELVEGERPMEADSIDDADFDCPECGGNVLSVGYMPSVTEFVTGYKCQDCEWADDDR
- a CDS encoding ABC transporter permease, with translation MIAAGSFLGELVSFAVENAGRLARLSYEHVVITLWTLLIALPIAISLGVLISYYERAATVVLWVAGVLMTIPAIAFFGVLVPVLGIGNPPTIAALVAYTQLPVIRNTYIGLTRADDAAIEAGTGLGMTRFERLRRVRLPVALPVMMAGVRNAVIILVGLAAIGAFIGAGGLGDFIFYGISAGDTAMIVVTTVVLSVLALAFDYVFGVIEEGLRLRNGEEVDRALLTRLLATVHAKLT
- a CDS encoding TrmB family transcriptional regulator, translated to MDTAELRRALEDAELSPYQADAYTALLRLGSASATGLADACSVPTARIYDVLRDLEAKGYIETYEQDNLHARANEPHSVLASLRGKADRFTAAAAEIEELWEQPAVDDHMVSIVKRFETVFDRACAIVREAETEVQVSATTEQFRQLRPALATAYSNGAIVSVSIHTESGTNASELPDTLSYESVATEVRHRTLPAPFIVLADRSRTCFTPHERSVNQYGVLVDDYTLTYVFHWYFQTCLWEVWEPMYDARPTEPPLVYADIRRFVREMEPLLTDDTTVRVSVEGFDTGNGEPVSFVGTLTEVSYAGESTSGEPPLSQLAGETAITVAVGDDVRTVGGWGAVVEDVEANRLTVEALTSAP
- a CDS encoding ABC transporter ATP-binding protein; its protein translation is MIRFENVHKRYSDGTHAVDGLDFEVEDGTTTVLVGPSGCGKTTTMKLVNRLEEPTDGAVYYEGTDVRELEATELRRQIGYVIQDIGLFDHMTVGENVATVPELKGWDAERTDERVDELLDLMGLPPAEYRERYPSDLSGGQRQRVGVARALAAGPDVMLMDEPFGALDPITREELQDEFIDIQREIETTILFVTHDIDEALKMGDRIAIMKDGELVQYDTPTALLDAPKTKFVEEFIGPDRTLKRLRVLRVEEIMRPEVPDEHADVVDAFRGNDALMADGGEIVPVSPTDSAQVALSRCIQAGVEALPVVEGAEVVGVVTESAIRNRQSGDR
- a CDS encoding ABC transporter permease, with protein sequence MTGFFGLLAATWTYLIANLDRFLELFREHLVLVFVSEALAVAVAIPLGILATRDDRVKRVVETVGNVAQTIPTLAIIALMFPLLGLGFLPALTGLFVYALLPVLTNTIVGIESVDAGTVEAARGMGMSEWTLLRKIRLPLAVPVIFAGIRTSTVLNVGTAYLAFFIGGGGLGVWVIGGIKLFNTPQLLAGAISGALLAIVLDGLLALVERRTGDETSVTQTASTS